The Penaeus vannamei isolate JL-2024 chromosome 13, ASM4276789v1, whole genome shotgun sequence genome window below encodes:
- the dachs gene encoding unconventional myosin-VIIb (The sequence of the model RefSeq protein was modified relative to this genomic sequence to represent the inferred CDS: added 122 bases not found in genome assembly): MLAGLTQEERAKLHLDGHSVRTLRYLSEGDVRQDEAEDARRFESWKACLGVLGIPFLDVVRVLAAVLLLGNVTFVEGQGLEVDIQGGSHELKSVSALLGVSSASLYRGLTTRTHNVRGQLVKSMCDANMSNMTRDALAKALYCRTVATIVRRANSLKRLGSTSGTLSSDSNESVHHQAEVASQHASTVGTAGSKASKSMSVLNNAVKHATDGFIGILDMFGFEDPKPSHLEHLCINLCAETMQHFYNTHIFKSSIESCREEGITCEVEVDYVDNVPCIDLISSLRTGLLSMLDVECSVRGTPESYIQKVKVQHKGNLRLFEPKANHIRSFGIHHFANRVIYDASDFLDTNKDIISDDLVCVFHKQSCNFGFATHLFGSELKALFSQDPVPRGVSFRISPTSHTDLQNGDEPVSTLTQDFHTRLDNLLRTLVHAKPHFVRCLRSNASEKPAVFDRATVIKQIRALQVLETVNLMAGGYPHRMRFKTFNMRYRLLAPFKKLRRVEDKTVDDCKLVLEYFVRSLEDVNKSSTVAIQWALGKRHIFLSEGARQQLEMLRIETRHRAATLIQAVWRGWHFRRRWPTLKRNLELRARSRTVRPRPQPIAGTPPPDVMDRCDQKTIQQTCSLFGLDLERPPPVPPSRSYTITGNHKMGYPQTRVMKMNFPEDGGGAETVLLKGESVLVVGASPRRGHLLVEHQGHSVHVPFQYMELKPSAQPGVNI; the protein is encoded by the exons GTTCGAGTCGTGGAAGGCGTGTCTGGGCGTCCTGGGCATCCCGTTCCTGGACGTGGTGCGGGTCCTGGCCGCCGTCCTGCTCCTGGGGAACGTCACCTTCGTCGAGGGCCAGGGGCTCGAGGTCGACATCCAAGGGGGAAGTCACGAGCtcaag AGTGTCTCGGCGCTGCTCGGCGTGTCGTCCGCCTCGCTCTACCGCGGCCTCACCACGCGGACGCACAACGTGAGGGGGCAGCTGGTCAAGTCCATGTGCGACGCGAATATG TCCAACATGACCCGAGACGCCCTGGCCAAGGCGCTCTACTGCCGCACCGTCGCCACCATCGTCAGGAGAGCCAACTCCCTCAAGCGCCTCGGCTCCACTTCGGGCACGCTCTCCTCCGACAG CAACGAGAGCGTCCACCACCAGGCCGAGGTGGCGTCCCAGCACGCGTCCACCGTCGGCACCGCAGGCTCCAAGGCGTCCAAGTCCATGAGCGTCCTCAACAACGCCGTGAAGCACGCCACGGACGGATTCATCGGGATCCTGGACATGTTTGGCTTCGAGGACCCGAAG CCGTCCCACCTGGAGCACCTGTGCATCAACCTGTGCGCGGAGACTATGCAGCATTTCTACAACACGCACATCTTCAAGTCGTCGATCGAGTCGTGTCGAGAGGAAGGCATAACGTGCGAGGTGGAGGTCGACTACGTTGACAACGTGCCCTGCATCGACCTTATTTCCTCGCTG cgCACCGGCCTGCTCAGCATGCTCGACGTGGAGTGCTCCGTGCGGGGGACGCCGGAGAGCTACATCCAGAAGGTGAAGGTGCAGCACAAGGGCAACCTCAGACTCTTCGAGCCCAAAGCGAACCACATCCGGTCCTTCGGGATCCATCACTTCGCTAACAGAGTCATTTACGACGCTTCGGATTTCTTgg ACACCAATAAGGACATCATCAGCGACGACCTGGTGTGCGTGTTCCACAAGCAGTCATGCAACTTCGGCTTCGCGACGCACCTGTTCGGCTCGGAGCTGAAGGCGCTGTTCTCGCAGGACCCCGTCCCCAGGGGCGTCTCCTTCAGGATCAGCCCCACCTCTCACACGGATCT CCAAAACGGCGACGAGCCGGTGTCGACGCTCACGCAGGACTTCCACACGCGCCTCGACAACCTCCTGCGGACGCTGGTGCACGCGAAGCCCCACTTCGTGCGCTGCCTGCGCTCCAACGCCTCCGAGAAGCCCGCCGTGTTCGACCGGGCGACCGTCATCAAGCAGATCCGCGCTCTGCAG GTTCTGGAGACGGTGAACCTGATGGCGGGCGGCTACCCGCACCGCATGCGCTTCAAGACGTTCAACATGCGCTACCGCCTGCTGGCGCCGTTCAAGAAGCTGCGTCGCGTCGAGGACAAGACGGTGGACGACTGCAAGCTCGTACTGGAGTACTTCGTGCGCTCGCTCGAGGACGTGAACAAGTCGTCGACCGTGGCCATCCAGTGGGCGCTCGGCAAGAGGCACATCTTCCTCAG CGAGGGCGCCCGGCAGCAGCTGGAGATGCTGCGCATCGAGACTCGGCACCGCGCCGCCACGCTGATCCAGGCCGTGTGGCGCGGGTGGCACTTCCGGCGCCGCTGGCCCACGCTCAAGCGCAACCTGGAgctgcgcgcgcgctcgcgcaccGTCCGCCCGCGGCCGCAGCCCATCGCCGGCACGCCGCCGCCCGACGTGATGGACCGCTGCGACCAGAAGACCATCCAGCAAACCTGCTCGCTCTTCGGCCTCGACCTG GAACGGCCGCCGCCTGTGCCGCCGAGCCGCTCGTACACGATAACAGGAAATCATAAGATGGGTTATCCGCAAACGCGTGTCATGAAGATGAATTTCCCAG AGGACGGCGGCGGCGCGGAGACGGTGCTCCTGAAGGGCGAGTCCGTGCTGGTCGTGGGCGCGTCCCCGCGGCGCGGCCACCTGCTGGTCGAGCACCAGGGCCACTCCGTCCACGTGCCCTTCCAGTACATGGAGCTCAAGCCCTCGGCGCAGCCCGGCGTCAACATCTAG